The following are from one region of the Salvia splendens isolate huo1 chromosome 2, SspV2, whole genome shotgun sequence genome:
- the LOC121789460 gene encoding pentatricopeptide repeat-containing protein At5g10690-like, whose product MQLLPPILRPPPSLLASPAVSSLRSPTTRPHRHLRKRYASKWPPRRSPASDLPNLKSLTARIVRLTRRRQLATIFEEIEIAKKQHGKLNIIVMNAVMQACVHCRDIDSALRFFDEMSKPDGCGVDEVTYGTLLKGLGGSQMIDEAFQVLESVEKGKAVGSPQLSAEMICGLLNALTESGDLRRANGLLARYGHVLQEGGAPSILTFNLLMKGYKTAGSPQAALGVHDEILRHGLNPDRLSYNTLIFACIKNENLEKAMLLYEQMKDKAQNHQHFDVSPDLVTYTTLLQGFGRVKDINSVKKIFTEMKSHGKTFIDRVAYTTAVDALLNCGSIKGALCVFGEIVKQAGWNPLLRPKPHLFLSMMRAFAARGDYSMVRRLYERMWFDSSGTISFSIQSESDQLLMEAALCQGQVDLALEKLKKVVWKWRDISWSTRGGMVALRLEALMGVNRSVLSPRVLPQVSPKDAIERIMIPFGEASPLRATLKLNQVVMHFFNDSAVPIIDDWGGCVGILHREDCDTLDAPLATLMRRPPPCVTNSTSFGSVIDLMLEKRYKMVIVVKYGDAHRISSGSSFKAVGVFTYEQLCKLAQNSLEITDEQFFLSNSNKNWR is encoded by the exons ATGCAGCTTCTGCCGCCGATTCTTCGACCTCCACCATCTCTCCTCGCATCGCCGGCAGTCTCATCGCTTCGCTCTCCTACCACGCGTCCTCATAGACATTTACGCAAACGCTATGCGAGCAAGTGGCCGCCCCGCCGATCACCCGCTTCCGACCTCCCTAATCTCAAGTCGCTCACTGCTCGCATCGTCCGCCTCACTCGCCGCCGCCAACTCGCTACG ATATTTGAGGAAATAGAGATTGctaagaagcaacatgggaagcTGAACATAATCGTGATGAATGCCGTGATGCAGGCCTGTGTTCATTGCCGTGATATTGATTCAGCTcttagattctttgatgaaatgTCAAAGCCAGATGGCTGTGGGGTTGATGAGGTTACTTATGGTACACTTTTGAAG GGTTTGGGTGGTTCTCAAATGATTGACGAAGCATTTCAAGTTCTTGAGTCTGTGGAGAAAGGTAAAGCTGTTGGTAGTCCACAGTTGTCGGCAGAGATGATTTGTGGTCTGTTGAACGCTTTAACTGAATCAG GGGATCTCCGCCGTGCTAATGGACTTCTTGCAAGGTATGGTCATGTACTTCAGGAAGGTGGAGCTCCATcaattttgacttttaattTGTTGATGAAG GGATACAAAACAGCTGGTTCTCCCCAGGCAGCTTTAGGTGTACATGATGAAATACTGAGACACGGACTGAATCCTGATAGGCTGAGCtacaatactttaatttttgCGTGTATCAAGAATGAAAACTTAGAGAAAGCAATGCTACTTTATGAGCAAATGAAG GATAAAGCACAGAACCACCAACACTTTGATGTTTCCCCTGATCTTGTTACTTACACTACATTACTACAG GGTTTTGGGCGTGTCAAGGATATTAACTCAGTTAAGAAGATCTTCACAGAAATGAAATCACATGGCAAAACGTTTATCGACCGTGTTGCATATACTACAGCTGTTGATGCACTGCTAAACTGTGGATCAATAaaag GTGCCCTCTGTGTATTTGGGGAGATAGTAAAACAAGCTGGCTGGAACCCTTTGTTAAGGCCCAAGCCTCACCTCTTTCTGTCGATGATGCGTGCGTTTGCTGCTAGAGGAGACTACAGCATGGTCAGGAGACTATATGAACGCATGTGGTTTGACTCATCAGGAACAATATCCTTTTCAATACAATCAGAATCAGATCAGCTTTTAATGGAGGCAGCTTTATGTCAAGGCCAG GTTGATCTGGCTTTAGAAAAGCTGAAGAAAGTTGTATGGAAATGGAGGGATATATCTTGGAGTACTCGAGGTGGCATG GTTGCTCTACGACTTGAGGCACTAATGGGTGTAAACAGGTCTGTGCTGAGTCCCCGTGTACTTCCCCAG GTATCACCTAAAGATGCAATTGAGCGCATAATGATACCGTTTGGAGAAGCTTCACCTCTTCGAGCTACTTTGAAATTGAATCAAGTGGTTATGCATTTCTTTAACGATTCTGCTGTGCCCATCATAGATGACTGGGGGGGCTGTGTGGGGATATTGCACCGTGAAGACTGTGATACA CTAGATGCTCCACTTGCAACACTCATGAGACGTCCACCACCTTGTGTtacaaactcaacatcatttGGCTCTGTAATTGATCTTATGTTAGAGAAGAGGTACAAAATGGTAATAGTTGTTAAATATGGTGATGCCCATAGAATATCTTCTGGCTCAAGTTTCAAGGCTGTAGGAGTGTTTACGTATGAACAACTATGTAAGCTTGCACAGAACTCATTGGAGATTACTGATGAGCAGTTTTTCCTGTCAAATAGCAATAAAAATTGGAGATGA
- the LOC121774347 gene encoding uncharacterized protein LOC121774347 produces MATRRREAFPGKEKATPSPQTGTAKLRGAVNQTSPKPKVSTAPLKQTRPAALRAPTTGVSKPQTRKPASPATATKPAQTRTRPLDIKTAIPTLKTRVSAAVAAATPVTATGVTRRASTLPVKAVAPPKPPPAKKWKPVEKEEGKRRLSTSSVGSGRRSSIGLRKESVRSAPAKKEQQITSFNLDKNEDLSMCNVPEPEMKLQDREKYSYLNEKTVQSLSNFEKGINDIVRGDQEPLNFAKIENAVNHADPTIVISGSSKISGQHETPADIKTKENVTNSSDIVENIADNSQEELTEKEVKVVKVAAEEQAAVVSKFVESKEIEPAVEKKQENSVAQRQQEKSHGKYDSPVSNDVIEETANKLREMRNKVRALAGAFETVISLQEK; encoded by the coding sequence ATGGCAACTAGGAGAAGAGAAGCTTTTCCTGGCAAGGAGAAGGCAACACCTTCTCCACAAACAGGAACAGCAAAGCTCAGAGGAGCTGTAAATCAAACTTCCCCCAAACCAAAAGTTTCAACTGCACCACTAAAACAGACTAGGCCAGCAGCTTTGAGAGCCCCGACTACCGGTGTTTCCAAGCCTCAGACGAGGAAACCAGCCTCCCCAGCCACTGCAACCAAGCCTGCACAAACCAGAACAAGACCCCTGGATATCAAGACAGCGATTCCCACACTGAAAACGCGCGTCTCAGCTGCTGTCGCTGCTGCTACTCCTGTTACTGCTACTGGTGTTACCCGACGTGCCTCCACACTCCCAGTCAAGGCTGTTGCTCCCCCTAAACCACCTCCTGCTAAGAAATGGAAACCGgtggagaaggaagaaggaaaacgTCGCCTCTCCACCTCATCTGTGGGCAGTGGGAGGAGGAGCAGCATCGGCTTGAGGAAGGAGAGTGTACGTAGTGCTCCAGCAAAGAAGGAACAGCAGATCACCAGCTTTAATCTTGACAAAAATGAAGATCTAAGCATGTGCAACGTTCCTGAACCTGAAATGAAGCTTCAAGACAGAGAAAAATATTCTTATCTCAATGAGAAGACGGTGCAGAGTTTGAGCAACTTTGAAAAAGGCATCAATGATATCGTACGAGGTGATCAAGAGCCGTTGAACTTTGCCAAGATTGAAAATGCGGTTAATCATGCAGATCCAACAATTGTGATTTCCGGATCTTCTAAAATCTCAGGACAGCACGAAACACCTGCCGATATCAAGACAAAAGAGAATGTAACAAATAGCTCTGATATAGTTGAAAACATTGCAGACAATTCCCAAGAGGAGCTTACAGAAAAAGAGGTCAAAGTGGTCAAAGTAGCAGCAGAGGAACAAGCAGCAGTTGTAAGTAAATTTGTTGAGTCTAAGGAAATCGAACCAGCAGTGGAAAAGAAGCAAGAAAACTCAGTTGCTCAGAGACaacaagaaaaatcacatgGGAAGTATGACTCACCAGTTTCCAATGATGTAATCGAGGAGACTGCAAACAAGCTTCGCGAGATGAGAAACAAAGTGAGGGCTCTTGCTGGAGCTTTTGAAACTGTCATCTCGTTGCAAGAGAAATGA
- the LOC121789480 gene encoding protein ENHANCED DISEASE RESISTANCE 2-like, with protein sequence MCSSKQMKMHYHRSSTAMEDWRDDAISRGSLKHVDLDTGSNGWAAPPGDHFSVRGPDYPTKKAKTPAGEWLLDPAGVDWIRSNGKLDNLLARRDNRVMNALRESKNSTPETFIIGVNLQIPGREHHSVVFYFSSKDGEPIGSNPLLNNFINGSDEYRNNRFKIVNKIVKGPRILKTAVGRYSACLLGKAVSCCYHRGADYLEIDVDIGSSTIASAILRLALGCVKAVTVDLGFLVEGQAEEELPEKLFGAVRICQMEMSSAKFVDVAGPSPVTSNKVFPVNSDKH encoded by the coding sequence ATGTGCTCGTCGAAACAAATGAAGATGCACTACCACCGCTCTTCCACGGCCATGGAAGATTGGAGAGATGACGCAATCAGCCGCGGATCCTTAAAACACGTCGATCTCGACACCGGATCTAACGGCTGGGCGGCTCCTCCCGGCGACCACTTCTCCGTCCGAGGACCTGATTACCCTACCAAAAAGGCCAAAACTCCCGCCGGCGAATGGCTCCTCGATCCCGCCGGTGTCGATTGGATCCGATCCAACGGCAAGCTCGACAACCTCCTCGCGCGCCGCGACAACCGCGTGATGAACGCGCTGCGCGAATCGAAGAATTCGACGCCGGAGACGTTCATAATCGGGGTGAATCTCCAGATCCCCGGCCGCGAGCATCACTCCGTGGTGTTCTACTTCTCGAGCAAGGATGGCGAACCGATCGGATCGAATCCTCTGCTCAACAATTTCATCAACGGATCGGATGAATATCGCAACAACCGATTCAAAATCGTGAATAAAATCGTGAAAGGACCGAGGATTCTGAAGACGGCGGTGGGGAGATACTCGGCGTGTCTGCTCGGCAAGGCTGTGAGCTGCTGCTACCACCGGGGAGCGGATTATCTGGAAATCGATGTCGACATCGGCAGCtccaccatcgcctccgccaTTTTACGGCTAGCGTTAGGGTGCGTGAAGGCGGTTACGGTGGATTTGGGGTTCTTAGTGGAGGGGCAGGCGGAGGAGGAGCTGCCGGAGAAGCTATTTGGCGCGGTGAGGATCTGCCAGATGGAGATGAGCTCGGCGAAATTCGTCGATGTCGCCGGACCGTCTCCGGTAACCAGTAATAAGGTCTTCCCCGTCAATAGTGATAAACATTAG
- the LOC121789469 gene encoding aspartyl protease family protein At5g10770-like: protein MATLNDPFSVKMIIFIHFFTMISCFLERSSGFEGRNDETHFRSVEISSFLPADVCTHSTIKGFNKRKSTMEILHRHGPCSQNKAFPAPSLSEILSQDQAWVESIQARIDPNSNTNKNKLANLNSKLNNFDDKKANLPVQSGRSLGSGNYIVTVGLGTPKRTLSLMFDTGSDLTWTQCQPCAGSCYKQQEPIFNPLTSSSYKNVSCNSAECSQLSSATGNSPGCSTKTCVYGIQYGDQSFSVGFFSRDKLTLSAADVFPSFLFGCGQNNQGLFGNTAGLLGLGRNALSIVSQTARKYGKYFSYCLPSTSSKTGHLTLGKSRALARVNFTPLDRSQGTAFYFIDIVSISVGGRQLPIRQSVFQTAGGIIDSGTVITRLPPAAYSAMSAAFRKLMSKYPMARAYSILDTCYDLSGYTSVSIPTISFTFGGNVKLDLDPTGILVAVAKSRLCLAFAGNRDASSVAIYGNTQQKTFEVVYDVGAGKVGFAAAGCK, encoded by the exons ATGGCCACTCTGAATGATCCCTTTTCTGTGAAGATGATAATATTTATCCATTTTTTCACAATGATTTCATGTTTTTTGGAGAGAAGCAGTGGTTTTGAAGGCAGAAATGATGAGACCCATTTTCGTAGTGTTGAAATCAGCTCTTTTCTTCCAGCAGATGTCTGCACCCACTCTACCATCAAAG GTTTTAACAAGAGAAAATCAACCATGGAAATTCTCCACAGGCATGGTCCATGCTCTCAAAACAAGGCTTTCCCTGCCCCATCCCTAAGTGAGATCCTCTCGCAAGACCAAGCTTGGGTCGAGTCGATTCAAGCTCGAATCGACCCTAACTCAAACACGAACAAAAACAAACTTGCGAACCTCAACTCAAAGCTAAACAATTTCGACgacaagaaagccaacctcccGGTCCAGTCCGGGCGATCCCTAGGCTCAGGGAACTACATCGTTACCGTCGGCCTAGGGACCCCCAAGAGAACTCTCTCACTCATGTTCGACACGGGTAGCGACCTAACATGGACACAATGCCAGCCATGCGCCGGATCCTGCTACAAACAACAAGAACCGATCTTCAACCCTTTGACCTCAAGCTCATACAAGAACGTGTCGTGCAACTCGGCCGAGTGCTCCCAACTCTCCTCGGCCACCGGAAACAGCCCCGGCTGCAGCACTAAGACGTGCGTCTACGGTATCCAGTACGGTGACCAGTCCTTCTCGGTAGGGTTCTTCAGCCGGGACAAGCTCACCCTATCCGCGGCCGACGTTTTCCCGAGCTTTCTCTTCGGGTGCGGCCAGAACAACCAAGGTCTGTTTGGCAACACTGCAGGGTTACTAGGTCTAGGCAGAAATGCCCTATCCATTGTTTCCCAAACTGCACGAAAATATGGCAAATACTTCTCCTATTGCCTCCCATCAACTTCTAGCAAAACAGGGCACTTGACTCTGGGAAAAAGCAGAGCCCTCGCTCGAGTAAACTTCACGCCCCTCGACCGTTCGCAAGGCACGGCGTTCTACTTCATCGACATCGTCTCTATAAGCGTGGGAGGCCGCCAACTGCCCATCCGGCAGTCTGTCTTCCAGACTGCCGGGGGGATTATAGACTCGGGAACCGTCATCACACGCCTCCCCCCTGCAGCCTACAGCGCAATGAGCGCCGCCTTCCGGAAGCTGATGTCCAAGTACCCGATGGCGCGGGCCTACTCCATCCTCGACACGTGTTACGACTTGAGTGGGTACACGAGTGTCTCCATTCCAACCATATCTTTCACCTTTGGTGGCAATGTCAAGCTTGACCTGGACCCCACCGGGATCCTGGTGGCTGTCGCTAAATCGCGACTCTGCCTGGCTTTCGCTGGAAACAGAGACGCCAGCAGCGTCGCGATCTACGGCAACACGCAGCAGAAGACGTTTGAGGTGGTGTACGATGTTGGTGCAGGGAAAGTTGGATTTGCAGCTGCTGGGTGTAAATAA